One Neorhizobium sp. NCHU2750 genomic window carries:
- a CDS encoding cyclopropane-fatty-acyl-phospholipid synthase family protein translates to MNMLAFAINTAERAPLSDGMTLAGIDFLCGRTKRRLATTAAAQENLFVDAMNRYPVAVHADEANRQHYEVPAAFFSRVLGPSRKYSCCLYPNENTTLKQAEVHALSETVRHAAIEDGMTILELGCGWGSLSLYLAALFPNSRVVSVSNSSSQRAFILATANQRRLTNLSVVTADMNDFSIDQRFDRIVSIEMFEHMSNWRKLFERARGWLKPEGQLFLHVFTHKNRSYRFDHDDPSDWIAHHFFTGGIMPAHDLPHRFGDLFAVEKEWRWSGTHYRRTALGWLANFDREIDRIQLIFAEVYGKDASLWIRRWRLFFLATAGLFGHDNGDVWGVGHYLLKPAKP, encoded by the coding sequence ATGAACATGCTGGCCTTCGCTATCAATACCGCCGAACGCGCACCTCTGAGCGATGGCATGACGCTCGCGGGTATCGACTTCCTTTGTGGCCGCACCAAGCGCCGCCTCGCCACGACAGCTGCGGCTCAGGAGAACCTGTTTGTCGATGCCATGAACCGGTATCCAGTGGCGGTCCATGCGGATGAGGCCAATCGTCAGCATTATGAGGTACCCGCGGCTTTCTTTTCGAGGGTTCTGGGGCCGAGCCGAAAATACTCCTGCTGCCTCTATCCGAACGAGAATACGACACTGAAGCAAGCGGAGGTTCATGCCCTTTCCGAAACGGTGAGGCATGCCGCGATCGAGGATGGCATGACCATCCTGGAGCTTGGCTGCGGCTGGGGCTCGCTGTCGCTTTATCTGGCGGCGCTGTTCCCGAACTCGCGTGTCGTCTCCGTCTCCAACTCCTCCTCGCAGCGTGCCTTCATTCTGGCGACGGCCAATCAGCGCAGACTTACCAACCTGTCGGTTGTAACAGCCGACATGAATGATTTTTCGATCGACCAACGCTTCGATCGCATCGTCTCGATCGAGATGTTCGAGCACATGTCCAACTGGCGGAAGCTTTTCGAGCGTGCCCGCGGCTGGCTTAAGCCGGAAGGCCAGCTTTTCCTGCATGTCTTCACCCACAAGAACCGCTCTTATCGCTTCGATCACGATGACCCGTCAGACTGGATCGCCCATCATTTCTTCACCGGCGGCATCATGCCGGCCCATGATCTGCCTCATCGTTTCGGTGATCTGTTCGCGGTCGAAAAGGAATGGCGATGGTCCGGAACCCATTATCGTCGCACGGCACTTGGCTGGCTCGCCAATTTCGATCGCGAAATCGATCGGATCCAGCTGATTTTCGCCGAGGTTTACGGCAAGGATGCATCGCTCTGGATACGTCGCTGGCGGCTCTTCTTCCTCGCAACTGCCGGCCTTTTCGGCCACGATAACGGAGACGTATGGGGTGTCGGTCACTACCTGCTGAAACCGGCAAAACCATGA
- a CDS encoding DUF1295 domain-containing protein, translating to MLLLIVIALWLSLAMAIAWAVQRGTSLSGWIDTIWSFAVGVGGIIAALFAHGDFDRRVAILVIVAAWALRLGSHIGSRTKGAGEDPRYAKFIEEWGESASLRLFVFLQIQALAAFILVLAVYVATANEAPFPRILDLVGIFIAVMALAGEAIADLQLSRFRKTPQAKTEVCETGLWRYSRHPNYFFEWMFWCCWFLLAVSPAIASWLSLLAPLLMYWLLVHVSGIPPLEDHMLRSRGEKFRALQRHVNAFFPGPRRQETHPEGELK from the coding sequence ATGCTTCTGCTGATCGTCATCGCATTATGGCTGTCATTGGCCATGGCAATCGCTTGGGCTGTCCAGCGCGGGACCAGCCTGAGCGGATGGATCGACACGATCTGGTCATTTGCCGTTGGTGTGGGTGGGATAATAGCAGCACTCTTCGCCCATGGAGATTTCGACCGGCGCGTTGCAATTCTGGTGATCGTGGCCGCCTGGGCGCTCAGGTTGGGTAGTCATATCGGATCCCGAACCAAGGGCGCCGGCGAGGATCCCCGTTATGCGAAATTCATCGAAGAATGGGGTGAAAGCGCTTCCTTGAGGCTCTTCGTTTTTCTGCAGATCCAGGCACTCGCTGCCTTTATCCTTGTTCTGGCCGTCTATGTGGCCACCGCGAACGAAGCGCCCTTCCCTCGCATCCTCGATCTTGTCGGCATCTTCATCGCAGTTATGGCACTCGCGGGCGAGGCAATTGCGGACCTGCAACTCAGCCGTTTTCGAAAGACGCCTCAAGCAAAGACCGAAGTCTGCGAAACGGGGCTATGGCGGTATTCGCGCCATCCGAACTACTTCTTCGAGTGGATGTTCTGGTGTTGCTGGTTTTTGCTCGCCGTCTCGCCAGCCATTGCAAGCTGGCTCTCCTTATTGGCTCCGCTTCTCATGTACTGGCTGCTCGTGCATGTCTCCGGCATCCCGCCCCTCGAAGATCATATGTTGCGTTCGCGCGGCGAGAAATTCCGCGCCCTGCAGCGTCACGTGAATGCTTTTTTCCCCGGCCCCAGAAGGCAAGAAACCCATCCAGAAGGAGAGTTGAAATGA
- a CDS encoding cyclopropane-fatty-acyl-phospholipid synthase family protein has product MSWSDEVTGTQLDLSQATAEFGWAGAMLERFLASVSYGHIKIVLPSGQVINKQGLYPGPEAIILIRNWRMLRRVIAAGDIGFAEGFIEDDWTTPDLTAVIRFAARNGKALAPAIEGGFIMRAVNRMRHLFRANTRRGSRKNIEAHYDLGNDFYALWLGPSMLYSSAIFDETTRTLEEAQHRKLDRIGEKLGLVGGESVLEIGCGWGALARYLAKVNRSKVTGITLSPSQLSWANGVVERSGLSSDITLLLQDYRDTDGQFDRIVSIEMFEAVGEAYWPSYFDTLKRCLKPGGRAVLQIISIEEERFGTYRGSTDFIQQYVFPGGFLPSDNALSASVARSGLAVCEIEHFGASYARTLAEWRIRFGEHWPHIAAQGFDERFRRLWLYYLCYCEAGFEEGTINVGLYTIEHAPVPGQGGLS; this is encoded by the coding sequence ATGAGTTGGTCAGACGAGGTCACCGGCACGCAGCTTGATCTTTCGCAGGCGACCGCAGAATTCGGCTGGGCAGGCGCGATGCTTGAGAGGTTTCTGGCGAGCGTGAGCTACGGCCATATCAAGATCGTGCTTCCTTCCGGCCAAGTCATCAATAAGCAAGGGCTTTACCCCGGTCCCGAGGCGATCATCCTCATTCGAAATTGGCGGATGTTGCGTCGGGTTATCGCTGCAGGCGATATTGGATTTGCAGAAGGTTTCATCGAGGATGACTGGACAACGCCCGATCTGACGGCAGTCATCCGTTTCGCAGCCAGGAATGGCAAGGCACTGGCGCCGGCGATCGAGGGCGGTTTTATTATGCGTGCCGTGAACCGCATGAGGCACCTGTTTCGTGCCAATACGAGGCGTGGCAGCCGCAAGAATATCGAAGCCCATTATGACCTCGGCAATGACTTCTATGCGCTTTGGCTTGGTCCCTCAATGCTCTATTCTTCAGCGATCTTCGACGAAACGACGCGCACACTCGAAGAAGCGCAGCACAGAAAACTCGACCGTATCGGCGAGAAACTCGGACTGGTGGGCGGAGAGAGCGTTCTCGAGATCGGCTGCGGCTGGGGCGCACTTGCCAGGTATCTGGCGAAGGTGAACCGTTCAAAGGTGACGGGTATTACCTTGTCGCCTTCGCAGCTTTCCTGGGCAAACGGCGTTGTCGAACGATCCGGTTTATCAAGCGATATCACGCTCCTCCTCCAGGATTATCGCGACACTGATGGGCAGTTCGACCGTATCGTCTCGATCGAAATGTTCGAGGCCGTTGGCGAGGCCTATTGGCCGAGCTATTTCGATACTTTGAAACGTTGCCTGAAGCCCGGCGGTCGCGCGGTTCTGCAGATCATCTCGATAGAAGAAGAGCGGTTCGGGACATATCGGGGAAGCACCGATTTTATCCAGCAATATGTGTTCCCCGGCGGTTTCCTGCCATCGGACAATGCCTTGTCGGCATCTGTCGCTCGATCGGGTCTGGCTGTCTGCGAGATCGAGCATTTCGGGGCTTCATATGCAAGAACGCTGGCGGAATGGCGAATTCGTTTCGGCGAGCACTGGCCACACATCGCCGCACAGGGTTTCGACGAGCGATTTCGGCGCCTGTGGCTTTATTACCTTTGTTACTGCGAGGCAGGGTTCGAGGAAGGCACGATCAATGTCGGGCTCTACACGATCGAGCATGCACCCGTGCCGGGACAAGGAGGCCTGTCGTGA
- a CDS encoding DUF2147 domain-containing protein → MVGACLIWGTAAHAADIDGQWSRGDGNARVTIAPCGSDICAINTWIKPGTPKEKEGDKLVMSIKPDGDGLYSGSAFDPQRGLTYRLTVTVKGDRMTTKGCIVAGLLCKGIDWTRID, encoded by the coding sequence ATGGTTGGTGCTTGCCTCATATGGGGAACGGCCGCCCATGCCGCCGATATCGATGGCCAATGGTCCCGAGGTGATGGAAACGCCAGGGTAACGATCGCGCCATGCGGATCTGACATCTGCGCGATCAATACTTGGATCAAACCGGGCACACCGAAGGAGAAGGAGGGCGACAAGCTGGTGATGAGCATCAAGCCCGATGGTGATGGTCTCTATTCCGGCAGCGCCTTCGATCCCCAGCGCGGCCTAACCTACCGGCTGACGGTGACGGTCAAGGGAGACAGGATGACGACGAAGGGCTGTATCGTGGCCGGTCTGTTGTGCAAGGGCATCGACTGGACCCGGATAGATTGA
- a CDS encoding DUF2177 family protein → MKRYLVAYLVTLIAMVLIDAVWLSSMADRLYRPVVGDMLAPEFRLAPAIAFYLIYPAGLVCLAIRPAFRDGALKAAVLSGAALGFVAYATYDLTNQATLIRWSTTLTIADLCWGTFLSAIASCAGYWAAERLSGGSASGGKGL, encoded by the coding sequence ATGAAGAGGTATCTTGTCGCCTATCTGGTAACGTTGATCGCTATGGTTTTGATTGACGCCGTCTGGCTGAGCAGCATGGCCGATCGCCTCTACCGCCCCGTGGTGGGCGACATGCTGGCACCGGAATTCAGGCTGGCCCCGGCAATCGCCTTTTATCTGATCTATCCTGCCGGGCTTGTATGTCTCGCGATCCGGCCGGCGTTTAGGGACGGCGCGTTAAAGGCCGCAGTCCTGTCGGGAGCGGCGTTGGGTTTTGTCGCCTATGCCACCTATGACCTGACCAATCAGGCGACATTGATACGCTGGTCGACGACGTTGACGATCGCCGATCTTTGCTGGGGTACGTTTCTGTCGGCCATTGCGAGTTGTGCAGGTTACTGGGCGGCGGAGCGCTTGTCCGGCGGCTCGGCTTCCGGAGGGAAGGGCCTGTGA
- a CDS encoding alpha/beta hydrolase: protein MWFSASPGPAAARDAGADPVRIDVGGYSLNSILVEAGRRKDLPPIVFIHGASTSLYDPMLSFREKLDGRARLLFVDRPGHGQSDAGGPENILPDGQADAISALMEKRGIGSAIIVGHSFGGAIAAALAIRHPDKVRGLVFLSPAVYPWSSGVAWYYDAASAPVAGALFSAIVVPPLGLLAINRATRAVFSPNQPPAGYVQKTKALQAIRPDAFRHNAKEIAALSDWAKVASRHYRQIKAPTIIITGDTDKIVSPDIHARHLARDIPGSRLIMVHNLGHKSDYIASDLAVAAIERIASHSVDLSAAARKVESRIADDRGD from the coding sequence ATCTGGTTCTCGGCAAGTCCAGGACCGGCTGCGGCGCGCGATGCAGGAGCCGATCCTGTACGCATCGATGTCGGCGGATATTCCCTCAACAGCATTCTCGTCGAAGCAGGGCGCAGAAAGGATCTCCCGCCAATTGTCTTCATCCACGGCGCGAGCACGAGCCTTTATGATCCGATGCTGTCGTTTCGCGAAAAGCTGGACGGCAGGGCCAGGCTGCTTTTCGTCGATAGACCGGGTCACGGCCAATCGGATGCCGGCGGACCGGAGAATATTCTCCCCGACGGGCAGGCAGATGCGATTTCGGCGCTGATGGAAAAGCGCGGCATCGGCAGCGCAATCATTGTCGGGCATTCGTTCGGTGGCGCCATCGCTGCGGCATTGGCGATCCGGCATCCTGACAAGGTGCGCGGTCTCGTTTTTCTTTCCCCGGCCGTTTATCCGTGGTCCAGCGGTGTCGCGTGGTATTACGATGCCGCGAGTGCTCCGGTAGCCGGGGCGCTGTTCAGCGCAATCGTCGTTCCGCCCTTGGGGCTTCTGGCCATCAACCGCGCCACCCGCGCTGTCTTTTCCCCGAACCAGCCACCTGCCGGTTACGTCCAAAAGACGAAGGCGCTGCAGGCTATTCGCCCCGACGCCTTTCGGCATAATGCGAAGGAAATCGCAGCTCTCAGCGATTGGGCCAAGGTCGCCAGCAGGCATTATCGACAGATCAAGGCACCGACGATCATCATAACCGGCGACACTGACAAGATCGTCTCGCCAGACATCCATGCCCGGCACCTGGCGCGAGATATTCCAGGCTCCAGACTGATCATGGTGCATAATCTCGGACACAAATCGGACTATATTGCCAGCGATCTGGCGGTTGCCGCGATCGAGCGCATTGCAAGCCACAGTGTCGATCTTTCCGCCGCCGCTCGCAAAGTCGAGAGCAGGATCGCGGATGACCGAGGTGATTAG
- a CDS encoding DoxX family protein — protein sequence MTEVIRARRQRTITGLSIVYAIAGILHLALPRPFLAITPGWVPHPGQVIFVTGLCEIAGAIGLWTPRLNRLAGVALALYAFCVFPANIKHALDSLQTGDPSVWEGAYHLVRLPLQPVIIWAALFAGGVVRWPVRSGRAGDDREAQ from the coding sequence ATGACCGAGGTGATTAGAGCCCGGCGCCAGCGAACGATCACCGGGCTATCTATCGTTTATGCTATCGCCGGGATATTGCATCTCGCACTGCCGCGGCCCTTTCTCGCGATCACACCCGGATGGGTTCCCCATCCGGGACAAGTCATATTCGTGACGGGACTTTGCGAGATTGCGGGCGCTATCGGTCTCTGGACGCCGCGCCTCAACCGGCTCGCCGGGGTGGCGCTCGCTCTTTATGCATTCTGCGTTTTCCCGGCCAATATCAAGCACGCGCTGGACAGTTTGCAAACCGGCGATCCGTCGGTCTGGGAGGGGGCCTATCACCTGGTTCGTCTACCGCTCCAGCCCGTTATCATCTGGGCAGCTCTGTTCGCGGGAGGGGTGGTGAGGTGGCCCGTCAGATCAGGGCGTGCAGGTGACGATCGAGAGGCCCAATAG